The Herbiconiux sp. A18JL235 region AGGGGTGGGCGCGTCAGTGGTGGGCGCTTCGGTCGCCGGAGCGGGCGCGTCAGTGGTGGGCGCTTCGGTCGCGGGCGTGGGCACGTCGCCAGTAGGGGCATCGGCCTCGGCGGTGTCGGTCGCGGGGGCGGCGGATGTCGGCGGCTCGGGGGCGGTGGCCGGCGACGGCTCGGCCGTGGCGGCGGGCGCAGGGGGCGGCGTGGGCGCGGAACCCGCCGCGAACGCGGCGCCCGGCCCGGAGAGGAGGGAGGCGAGGAGCGCCGCCGCGGCGACTCCTGCCGAGGCCGTGGTGCGCATCCTGCCGCGTGAGCTCATTCGGCGATGCTACGCGCAGACGACAGGTGCCGTCCAGAGCGGGAGGGTGAACATCCGGGGCGCGTCAGAGCGCACCCTTGACCGGATCGCCGAGCGGATGCGCGACACCCTGCACGATCACCGGCACCCCCTCGAGCAACGGGCTGAGCCGCTCCGCGAGCACGGGCAGTGCGGGGCTGGAGCGACTGTGACGCTCGGCATCAGCGGCGGTCGCCCACTTCTCGACGAACCAGAAGCTGCCGTCGGATGCTTCGTTCAGCGCGTAGAGCAGACATCCGGGCTCCTCGTGCACCCCCGCGATGATCGGCGCGAGCAGCTCCACCACCTCGGGCCCACGACCGGGCAGTGGACGAAAGGTGACGACGGCGACGACGGAGTCGGACATGCGCCCATTCTATGTATGACGATCAGACGATGGCGAGCCCGCGGGCATGCGAGCCTGCGAGCCTGCGAGCCCGCGGGCATGCGAGCTTGCGCGCAGGCGCGGGGCGCCGGATGCGTACGATTGCCCCATGCCCGCCGCCCCGCCACCCGAGGTGCTGGTGACCTTCATCCCCGACGGCGGCGATCGGCAGGCCGATCACGCGGCGCTGCTCGACCTCGCCGCGCGATGCGCCGAGACCACGATGACGCGCCTCGAGCAGCGCTGCCCCCGCTGCGACTCCCCCGACCACGGCCCGCTTCGGGTGGCAGCCGCAGCCGAGACCGCGGCATCCCTCGTGCACGTGAGCCTGAGCCGCACCGGCGGCTGGGTCGCCCTCGCGGCGACCACGGCCGCGCCCGTCGGTGTCGACCTGGAGTCGCTCGCCGCCGCCGGCGCCGCCCCCTTCGACGACGTCGCCTTCACCGATGACGAGATCCGCGCCCTCGCCGCCCTCCCCCGACACACCGCCGACCGGATGCGCGTCACCGCCTGGACAGCCAAGGAAGCAATCCTCAAAGCCCACCGCACCGGCCTCCTCACCGACCCCCGCCTCCTCACCCTCGACTTCGCGGCCCCCTCAGCCCCCGTCGACCCGGGCTCCACGACGACCGCCG contains the following coding sequences:
- a CDS encoding putative quinol monooxygenase encodes the protein MSDSVVAVVTFRPLPGRGPEVVELLAPIIAGVHEEPGCLLYALNEASDGSFWFVEKWATAADAERHSRSSPALPVLAERLSPLLEGVPVIVQGVAHPLGDPVKGAL
- a CDS encoding 4'-phosphopantetheinyl transferase superfamily protein; the encoded protein is MPAAPPPEVLVTFIPDGGDRQADHAALLDLAARCAETTMTRLEQRCPRCDSPDHGPLRVAAAAETAASLVHVSLSRTGGWVALAATTAAPVGVDLESLAAAGAAPFDDVAFTDDEIRALAALPRHTADRMRVTAWTAKEAILKAHRTGLLTDPRLLTLDFAAPSAPVDPGSTTTAVRLARSSVPGVAPSTTTVIGLPTPTPADLIATLALLCAPTPSIRITLL